In the genome of Xiphophorus hellerii strain 12219 chromosome 14, Xiphophorus_hellerii-4.1, whole genome shotgun sequence, the window ATCACTCTTACCTGTGTGACAAACTCCAGTGGCTGGAAAGTGATGAGGACGATAAAGAACAAGGTTACTGAGGAATGTAAGCGTGGCTGGGGAATCCCCACAGAATCCGCCTGCAACATTAAAGATGCTTACCCAATTGACACCGGCGAATACTGGTGTGAATCTAACCGAGGAGAACGCAGCAACAAAGTCAATCTCACTATATCCGGTAATCAACATGCATCTTGTTTGAATTTACTCTAAAAGTggttattttaacatttttaagttaataTAATTCTTATAAAATGGGTTTTATTTCAGATATAAATGTGATCCTCGAGAGCCCTTCGTATCCTGTGTTTGAGGGAGAAAATGTGACACTTGGTTGTTCCTACAAGGAAGACAAAGATGATGACACATCCACCTCAGATTTTGAAGCTGAGTTCTACagaaatgatttattcattGGGAAAAAGAAACCAGGGAAAATGATCATTGAAGCAGAGGAAGGTTTCTACAAGTGTCTCCATCCTACTAAAGGAGAGTCACTGAAGAGCTGGCTGGCAGTGACAGGTGATGATTTACTGCTTTGTTTCATTCAGGCTGTCAGAACTCAGCTACCTTTAAGAAAAGGTGGATTTTGGTTAAAAtctttaaacaaaatgcaaatctCAGACTCAACCTAAGATTCAGCTCAGTCTCCAAAGCGTTGCCTCCAACTCACACACTAAAGAAGCCTGTTTTTCTTGGCTATAGTCTTTTATTTTAGTAGATATTTGCTGGAATTTACTGGAAGTTACATTTGTTCAAATTACATGAAAGTAATGTTAATTATCCTGtaataattttcagaaaatttggggaaaatgcacatttcttttcagtttatgccaaaaagaaactcaaaaagaCACTCCAACAAGGTCCTTTAATAAATCGACTTTTGCAGGCCAGTATAAGATGAACATCTCTGCAGACCAAAAACACTCAGTCCTCAGCACCATCCTGCTTCTTCAAGATGCATTgttgctccaacacacctgaatcaataACTGGCTCGTTACCAAACCAGTTCACAGCTGACTGCTGGTGAGGGAATTCAGCTGTTCGATGCTGGTCTGCTGGAGTagaaatgcatctaaaagttgcaggaccaCAGCTCTTCAGGACTGGTTCACACACCCCTGGTGTGCACAAACTTGCTGGATGAACCTGATTCTGGTTCTTCCATTTTGTATTGTGATTGAAAATTTTATAgctattgtttatttatttttttgcttacaGATAGAGTTCCCCCCACAGAAATGtattcttcttctccttctcctcctccttctgaACCTGGTGTTCCTTGGATCAGAGTGATTTCTGGCAGTGTGCTCTTCATCCTCTATACCATCATACTAATCTTATGTGTAAACACATATCGTAAGTGGGCTCGAGGTaagttattataaaatattctaGTAATGgtttataaaacagaaaattcttGTGAAACTGTTTTCTGTCCTAATTTAACAATGGCTGTTATTTCTGCTCCTTTTATCCACgtgttttactgaaaatattctaaaataaacgtaattttgaaaatcatagatctgtaatgaaaacaaatggatTCTTCCTTAAAGGGATTTAAATATTGGTGTGCAGCTTGTACTCTTTTAACCACTGGTCAGTAAATCTTTAGTTTCTGCTCTCCTCTAAGTGAATCTGACAAACATTAGAGCAGTGGGAGGATTTGGCAATGTGGCTGTAGAGACCAGTTAAAGGAAGTGAGGACAGAAcaagatttttcaaaataaagtaagaTGTGATTCTGATCAAGGTAACATTCATTTAATTAGAGCAATGCAGAACTTATATACCacgttttatttatatattttaactaCATTATGTAATTACAGCTGTGAATATTTACTGTTATCTTACCAATTGCTAAACATTCAATTActtttcagttcaattcagtttattttctatAGCATCAATTCACAACTAATGTCATCCTGAcacactttacaaaaatatttttattgatcccAGTTATCAAACAGTATGGGGAGCTCAGTTTATTGTTGagttagttttttatttcacacacacgcccacacacacattcctaTAAACACCCCACCCCTGAACTCAGTATTTCCTTTGCTCCAGACAGAGGAAATGAAATTCCATTGTGGTTACACTGTGACAGTAAAGACATTTGGAGTTTTAATCTTCtctaaaaagtcaaaagtttgaaGATCGTATCACTGTAATTATCCTGGCTGTGAGTTTTTGTCTTGTGAGTTGAAATTAAACAAGACAATCAATGTGGTAAACATGTTAAATCTGGTTCTAATCTGGTGACTTTAGTGGTAATGGAGGATTTTAAGAAGGCAAAAgacaaatgaaatgtaaattgGTGGAATTCTGGGAAAAGTAATTGGTAGCAATCATTTAACATGCTACTGTCTCTTAATTATTgaagtaatttattaaatttcagAATTTCTTACACGTTAGTAATTGCTGTCCTTTTTCTTGCAGCCAAGACTGATATGAAAAGGAGAATTGCTGATCATGTTTTGCTGAACTGAAGACAATGAAGacaaaacaatttatcatcTGTATGttgaagcaaaaagaaaaataagatgaaCAATATTAAAAGTATAGAGGAATATGATTTATTCTCCCATTCAAGCCAGATTATTacagtattttcattttgatctcaGACTTTAGATAATAGGAATCTCTAAACAGCTTGTTAGTTAAAAATGAGGAACTttgggggcgtgccgtggtggcgtagtggttagcgcgacccatatttggaggccttgagtcctcgacgcggccgtcacgggttcgactgccggacccgacgatatttgccgtatgtcttccctcctctccttcctcgtTTCCCGTCAGCCtactgataggtttattttgtcacaacctgcaaagaatcagccagagacagagattaggtttcttttgatttcttttctgcagaataggagaattgagaacagacgcgacgaatcgctgtcaaacactgtctggactcaattctaccagttctttctttgcatttctctttattgtatagaaaaaggaggttgggcttctcttcacacagtcacacagagaattgaccaaccgtctttacattctgaaacctctcatggacatgcccttataagggcatgtggctgaccacaactaatcagttacatatggaactaataacacatgaatgtttaacgtttttagcttctaagcaaacatcctaaacaaagttaataacatactacaaaagaaagagaagttaagtaaatataaaaagaagaataatatgagagtaataatataaaaagaataatataaaaagaataatatgaaaacataacttgtaaaataaactcatgagtaaatgaacaggaggataatttcctaacatttcccacctgtttttcatattaagcatgaagtctaacacagacatcaggaatacatcacttgctggcacattttcaatgcatCCATCATAACGTTAGACATCAGGGTGCCCCTCAGTGATAGaggcaacaagttgatattgatatagaacatgtccaacagttttggctatcagagattttagacatgggattatgcaggcagtaaaaatacaaaacaagaaaagaataataagaagaggcatcattaatttcaacagcaggTGCCACCATGGTCCAGATATGAACCAAGAAAGGAAATCTCCTTGTGAGGGAACAGCATCCTGTAACATGGCTTGTTGCAGATTCTTTAAGGCAGACATAGCTTCAGCAATatgagtttcattagcatcagaaatataagtacaacaaGATGTTCctatcattacacacacaccaccctgaCTAGCTGTAAGTATGTCTAACACCATCCTGTTTTGGAGAACCATCAGTCGCATTTCACCAAGTTGTTGATTCTGACCTCTCTCAATGTCCATGGTAATATTTACCAGGGTCTTCATTCTGTAATCCAAAGTTTCAATCATCAGCATAGATTTTGCTACTCCAACCCATGGAAAAATTGACAGTCCCCATTTCCCAGCAGTACTccaatgtttgtgttctttgggAACATTTGAACCCCAGATAGGatcatgtggctggaaaacaatttctgaatttctccgCCGTCGCAGGTGATGAGAGTGTACTGCTGCAGTAGATACAATGATGGTATGATCAGAGACGAACACAGGAGCACAAGTACCTGACCAGTTCACGGGTAGCGACGCATAGATATTACTTCCTCCACACAGAAACCAACCACCCTCAGTGGGATAATTTCCTCGAGGTGTCCACATGGGACATGGAATAAGAGTCCCATCAGCACTTGGACAAACGAAGctaggaaataaatcagtgataTTTTGCTGGCATCCAGGTACATGGCCTACCCGAACAGTCCAGTTTCCTGGTGGAGAATGGATACAGACCGGATGTTTTGTCCCTGGCATCGTGACAGCTTTCATCCGTGATGGGTATCCAGTAACATTACTGTAGGTGAAGATGGGCGTCACGCCAGTGCACACTCTTTTCATCAGGATGTCACCATCTGAAGTGTTGACTGGAGTCGCTGGCATGAAACGTAAAGCACAAGAGGCAAAACAGACAGCTTGGGACCTGTTCATGGGACTGACATACAGAGTAGGTTTTCTAGTAGATTTTGGCATCACCGAGCAGACGTAGCAGTTGGTCATATTCCGTTCTTTGGCCAACATCTCCACATAAGTCTGCCatatgttgtcatggtgatggtCTGGAAGGTGTCCTAGCCAGATCTTCATAGCAGTGGTATGGACAAATCTTCTCCCCAGATGGATTAGTGAGGTTGGACTGAAAAAACAGGACACGcacacagcagccacagcacAAAAGAGGCCCCATCTCCATGAGGACCCCATCTTTGCTCAGTTACAGAGATGTTAGAGTTTACCTAGGACTCTATGGAACAGGGATGTGATGAGTTCTTCACCGACGATTGAGATGCGTAACCCTATTAAGCCACGCCCCTTTGTAGTCGGATCTTCCCCACTGCCCCCACCTAGGTCTCCAACACTCTCTGCAACTTACAGTGGCTGAGGTGAATCCAGGATGGTCTCTCAGCGATCTTTACTGCAGTGGGAGTGGTCAAAAGCACTTGAAACGGTCCCTCCCACCGTGGGCAGGCCCAGTTCTGTCTCTTAATGGCCTTGATGAAAACCCAATCGCCTGGTTTCACCACCTGGAGGTCCTGTGAAGACAAAGGTTCTTCTGGCAGtgaatttgcatttgacacttctttagactgtaacatttctttcatgtaatcagctaaagttttttcactgtcatctggtggtggtgtggtgtctttaaataaaggaagCTTAAAAGCTCTGCCGTGTACTATTTCAAAAGGAGTTAAAACCATTCCCAGTGGGCACAATTCTCATGTACATTTCACTAAATCCAGACACTCTGGCCATGGCCTTTTGGTTTCTTCCATACATttttaagtctggatttaaacAGTAGAATTTGCCCTTTCAATTAACCCCAGCGCTTTGGGGATGGTATGAACAgtgattttttaatgttatctgcAATCTGTCTGCCATTAACCGAATGACTTGATTCACAAAATGTGGACCATTGTCACTGTAAATTTTCTGTGGGATGCCATGAGTTGGAATGATAGTTCTGCATATTGCTTTAGCTACAGTTAGTGCATCCGCATGTTTTGATGGGACAATTTCAacccatttagaaaaagcatcaatcatCACTAAGCAATATTTATAGGGACCACTTTGAGAAAGTTCAATGAAATCCATATGCATAGTCTCAAATGGGTATTGTGGCTTAGGAAATTGACCCCTCTTTGGTCGAACATTTCCTTGTGGATTATGTCTTACACAGATTGTACATGCTCTACAGAAAGTTTTAGCATATACATTAAACCCAAACGCTGAAAATGCTCCTGAATTATGTGAACCATCCCACCTGTGGACACATGGCAACAACTATGAGTCAGAAttgctgcagcattaaaaagacttttaggaAGAATAGGTTTATTGTTAAGCATATAAAGGCCTGTTGTGTTCTTAACAGCACCCTTACTGAACCATGAGCGTTGTTCAGCACGGTGAGCAGCTTGTTGGTGTGACAGGAGAATTTCTAGATCAATAAGAAGTTCCTGTGATGTCGCATGATATATCTCTGACACACCAAAAGCGCCTGTAGCAGCTAGCTTAGCCGTGTTATCTGCATAGCGATTACCAGTTGACACAAAATCAGTCCCTTTAGTGTGAGCAACACATTTGAGAAGGGCCAACTTAGATGGTAAAAGTATGGCCTGAAGCAGCGATAACAGAAGCTTAGCATGTGTAACAGATTTGCCAGTACTAGTAGTCATACCCCTGCGTTCCCAttgtttagcaaaaaagaaaactgtagaaaatgcaTATTGACTATCAGTATAAATAGTGACATCTTGACCTTTAGCCAACTCGCAAGCCCTGGTCAAAGCAACTAGTTCAGCAGCCTGGGCTGAATGATGAGCTTTGATCTGTTGGCTTCAACTACTTCACCAGCAGAGGTCACCACTGCGTAACCTGTTTGAGTCTCCCCTTTGTAATTTTTGGAACAAGATCCATCCACAAACCATACATTGCCAGTTTTTAATGGCACATCAGACAAATCTGGACGaggtaattgtaatttttcagtttcaaacacacagtcatgtgGAACAACCATCTGTAGCAGTTGGAACAAGAGTAGCAGGATTAAGAACAG includes:
- the LOC116732628 gene encoding Fc receptor-like protein 4 isoform X1, with product MAFFSLCLMFYLCSAATLTVTPDQSQFFQHDRITLTCVTNSSGWKVMRTIKNKVTEECKRGWGIPTESACNIKDAYPIDTGEYWCESNRGERSNKVNLTISDINVILESPSYPVFEGENVTLGCSYKEDKDDDTSTSDFEAEFYRNDLFIGKKKPGKMIIEAEEGFYKCLHPTKGESLKSWLAVTDRVPPTEMYSSSPSPPPSEPGVPWIRVISGSVLFILYTIILILCVNTYRKWARAKTDMKRRIADHVLLN
- the LOC116732628 gene encoding Fc receptor-like protein 4 isoform X2 → MAFFSLCLMFYLCSAATLTVTPDQSQFFQHDRITLTCVTNSSGWKVMRTIKNKVTEECKRGWGIPTESACNIKDAYPIDTGEYWCESNRGERSNKVNLTISDINVILESPSYPVFEGENVTLGCSYKEDKDDDTSTSDFEAEFYRNDLFIGKKKPGKMIIEAEEGFYKCLHPTKGESLKSWLAVTGQYKMNISADQKHSVLSTILLLQDALLLQHT